The following coding sequences are from one Zalophus californianus isolate mZalCal1 chromosome 5, mZalCal1.pri.v2, whole genome shotgun sequence window:
- the N4BP3 gene encoding NEDD4-binding protein 3 produces MATAPGPAGIAMGSVGSLLERQDFSPEELRAALAGSRTSRQPDGLLRKGLGQRELFSYLHLPKKDGKNTKRAPRNEPADYPTLYYQEHPRAGDFSKTSLPERGRFDKCRIRPSVFKPMAGSGKGFLSMQSLAAHKGQKLWRSNGSLHTLACHPPLSPGPRASQAQARAQLLHALSLDEGGPEPEPSLSDSSSGGSFSRSPGTGPGPFSSSLGHINHLGGSLDRASRVPKEAGPLAMLSCLPEPPPPYEFSCPTAEEVVAMLPDTCEDLKRGLGDEDGSNPFTQVLEERQRLWLAELKRLYVERLHEVAQKAERSERNLQLQLFVAQQEQRRLRKELRLQQGLGPEPRPPGALPEADPSARPEEEARWEVCQKTAEISLLKQQLREAQAELAQKLAEIFSLKTQLRGSRAQAQAQDAELAQLRQAVRSLREPGPREEGPGSCETDDCKSRGLLAEAGGSEAGGGGGGAEQLRAQLVQERLRAQEQALCFERERRTWQEEKERVLRYQREIQGGYLDMYRRNQALEQELRALREPPAPWSPRLESSKI; encoded by the exons ATGGCCACAGCCCCAGGCCCTGCCGGCATTGCCATGGGCAGCGTGGGCAGCCTGTTGGAACGGCAGGACTTCTCCCCTGAAGAGCTACGGGCAGCACTCGCGGGGTCCCGGACTTCCCGCCAGCCTGATGGGCTCCTCCGGAAGGGCTTGGGCCAGCGTGAGCTCTTCAGCTACCTGCACCTCCCCAAGAAGGATGGCAAGAACACCAAGAGGGCCCCTCGGAACGAGCCTGCTGACTACCCCACCCTCTACTACCAGGAACATCCTCGGGCTGGCGACTTCAGCAAGACTTCACTGCCCGAGCGGGGTCGCTTTGACAAG TGCCGCATCCGCCCATCGGTGTTCAAGCCCATGGCGGGCTCTGGGAAAGGCTTCCTGTCCATGCAGAGCCTGGCGGCCCACAAGGGCCAGAAGCTGTGGCGCAGCAATGGCAGCCTGCACACACTGGCCTGCCACCCCCCACTGAGCCCAGGGCCCCGGGCCAGCCAGGCACAGGCCCGCGCCCAGCTCTTGCATGCCCTCAGCCTGGATGAGGGTGGCCCCGAGCCCGAGCCCAGCCTGTCCGACTCCTCCAGCGGGGGCAGCTTCAGCCGTAGTCCTGGCACCGGCCCAGGCCCCTTCAGCTCCTCGCTGGGCCACATTAACCACCTAGGGGGCTCCCTGGACCGGGCCTCACGGGTCCCCAAGGAGGCTGGGCCCCTGGCTATGCTGAGCTGCCTGCCTGAGCCACCGCCCCCCTATGAGTTCTCCTGCCCCACCGCCGAGGAGGTGGTGGCCATGCTGCCTGACACCTGTGAGGATCTCAAGAGGGGCCTTGGTGATGAGGATGGCTCCAACCCCTTCACACAG GTGCTGGAGGAGCGCCAGCGGCTGTGGCTGGCTGAGCTGAAGCGCCTATACGTGGAGCGGCTGCACGAGGTGGCTCAGAAGGCAGAGCGCAGTGAGCGCAACCTCCAGCTACAGCTCTTCGTGGCCCAGCAGGAGCAGCGGCGGCTGCGCAAAGAGCTGCGGTTGCAGCAGGGCCTGGGCCCCGAGCCTCGGCCCCCCGGCGCCCTCCCAGAGGCCGACCCTAGCGCCCGACCCGAGGAGGAGGCCCGATGGGAG GTGTGCCAGAAGACAGCGGAGATCAGCCTCCTGAAGCAGCAGCTGCGGGAGGCCCAGGCGGAGCTGGCGCAGAAGCTGGCGGAGATCTTCAGCCTGAAGACGCAGCTGCGGGGCAGCCGGGCGCAGGCGCAGGCGCAGGACGCGGAACTGGCCCAGCTGCGCCAGGCGGTGCGGAGCCTGCGGGAGCCGGGCCCGCGGGAGGAAGGCCCGGGCAGCTGTGAGACGGACGACTGCAAGAGCAGGGGGCTGCTGGCCGAGGCGGGCGGCAGCGAGGccggagggggcggagggggcgccGAGCAGCTAAGGGCCCAGCTGGTGCAGGAGCGGCTCCGCGCCCAGGAGCAGGCGCTGTGCTTCGAGCGCGAGCGGCGGACgtggcaggaggagaaggaacgGGTGCTGCGCTACCAGCGGGAGATCCAGGGAGGCTACCTGGACATGTACCGCCGCAACCAGGCGCTGGAACAAGAGCTGCGGGCGCTGCGGGAGCCCCCGGCGCCCTGGAGCCCTCGGCTGGAGTCCTCCAAGATCTGA